The DNA region GTACCCCGTCCCCGGCACCCCGCCCCCGGCGCCCGCCGTCAGTGCCCTTCGAGGTCGTCCGGGCGGACGGCGATGTGGTCGGGGGCGAGCTCCACGGCCACCCGGTGCTCCATCCCGAGCGACTCCAGGAACTTGGCCGGGAGCTGGACCCGGCCGGTGCGGTCCAGCATCACGTACTCGGTCTCGTTCACCGACTCCTCGCCGTGCTCGTCGGTGAGGGTGCGGCGGAGCACCTCGCTACTCGTCCGGCCGTCCCGGATGGCGACGGTCCGGCGCACCTCGCCGGCCACCATCGGGTCGTGGGTGACGATCACGACCGTGGCGCCGAGGTCCCGGTTGACGGTGCGGAAGGCCTCGAAGATGCTCGCCCCGGTCTCCGAGTCGAGCTCGCCGGTCGGCTCGTCGGCGAGCAGCACCGGCGGGTTGTTGGCCATGCCGACCGCGATCGCGACCCGCTGCTGCTGACCGCCGGACATCTCGGACGGCCGCCGGTGGGCGAGGTCGCCGATCTCCAGGGCCTCCAGCAGTTCGGCGACCCGGGCGGCCTGCCGGCGGGAGGCGGCCCGGGAGGACCGGCTGCCGCTCAGCTGCATCGGCAGCGCGATGTTCTCGGCGGCCGTGAGGAAGGGCAGCAGGTTGCGGGCGGTCTGCTGCCAGATGAAGCCGACCACCTCGCGGCGGTAGCGCAGGCGCTCGCGGGCCGACATCTCCAGCAGGTCGCACCCGGCGACGGTCGCGGTGCCCGCGGTCGGCACGTCCAGTCCGGCGAGGATGGTGAGCAGCGTGGACTTGCCGCTGCCGGAGGCTCCGACCAGGGCGACCAGGTCGCCCTTGCGGATGGTCAGTTCCAGGCCCTGCAGGGCCTGGACCTCGACGCCCTGGGCGCTGAAGATGCGGACCAGGCGGTCGCAGACGATGGCCGCGTCCGCCTCTCCGAAGGTCTTGGGCGCGGCGGCGGCGCGCGCCCGTTCCTGCAGTTCCTGGAAGGTGGGGACCGGGACGGCCGTCCGTTCCTGGGCGCTGCTGTTCACCGCTGCTCTCCTCTCGTCGACGCTGTGCTTCTGTCACGGCCGCACCGTCGTGCTTCCGTCGTGTGCCGGGCCGGGGCGCTCATCGCTGGTCCCCCGCCCGCAGTTCGGTGGTGATCTGGCGCCGGCCGGAGACCAGTGCCTCCGCGACCACGCCGGCCGAGATCAGGACGGCCAGGCCGCCGGTCTGGATCAGGACCGGTGGGACGGCGACCGGCAGGCCCTTCGCGATCGCGACGCCGACCAGGGTGGACAGGTCGAAGGCGGGGCCGAGCAGGACGACCGCGGTGATCGCGACCAGTCCGCCGCCGAGTGCCGCGACCAGGGTCTGGGGCAGTGTCTCGACGAGGATCAGGGTCAGGCCCTGCCGGGGGCGCAGGCCCATGGTCCGCAGCCGGGCGAGCAGGGCGGCGCGCTCGGGTGCGGCCCTGACGAGGGTCAGCAGGACGGCGAGCAGGGCGAGCACCCCGGCGCCGAGGACGGCGGCCCAGAACAGCCGTCCGGCGGAGCGCTGGAGCGGGTCGTCGGCGAGGTCGGCGGCCATCGCGGCGCTGGTGCGCAGCGTGTAGCCGGCGGGCAGCGCGTCCTTGCCGACCGCCGCACCGGCGGCCCCGGCCGCTGCCCCGGCCGCCCCACCGCTCGGCCTGGCCTGGCCTGCGTCATTGACGATCCGGTCGCGCACCAGGCGCCTCAGTGCGTCCTCGTCGACCGGGCCGGTGGCGAACCAGAGGTTGGAACGGCCGAGTTCGGGTGCGCGGGCGACGGCCGGCGCGGCGGGCAGGACGACGAACAGGCGGCCGTCGCCCTGGAGCGCCGGTGTGCCGTCGACGGTCCCGGCCGCGGTGACGAGCAGTTCGCCGCCGCCGGGCAGCCGCAGGCGGTGGTTTCCGGAGTCGCCGGCCAGCTTCTCGGCGAGGTCGGTGGAGACCAGCGCGGGCACCGGGCCGTCCGGGCCCGCGGAGCCGCCGGCCAGCACGGCCGGGTCGAAGGTGCCGCGGCCGAGCGAGCCGGCGAGGGCCGCGTAGGCGACCGGGTCGGCGACCACGGCGGAGACCCGGGTGGAGCCGTAGCCGGTGCCGAGGAGGAACACCTCGGTGTCGGACCAGACGGGGACGGCCTCCCGGACCCCGGGGAGTGCGGCAGCCTCGGTGGTGAAGGCCTGCGGGACGGTGACGCCGATCGGCAGCAGCACGGCGGCGTCGCCGCCGACGGCGAGCCGGGCGGCGCGGGTGCGGGCCGAGTCGACGGCGTCGAGGACGGTGGCCCCGAAGCCGGCGGTGGTGACGGCGAGCAGCAGGGCGAGCAAGGGCAGGACGGACGGCCGCGGCCGGTTCTCGGTGCCGCGGGCGGCGCGGGCCAGGCCGAGGAAGCCGACCACGCCGGATCCCCGGCCGGCGGCCCGGGCGAACGCGCCGACCAGCAGCGGCTGGATCCGGGCGAGCAGCAGGCCGCCGGTGAGGGCGAGCAGCAGCGGTGCGGCGACGAGCAGCGGGTCCAGGCCCTCGCCGACGGGGGCGACGCCGCGGCGTCTGACCTCGGCCACGGCGGCCACGGTCAGGGCCAGCACGGCGAGTTCGCCGACCAGGCGGCGGCGGGTGCCGGCGGCCCGGGGCCGCGACCAGAGCAGTGCGGCGCGGACCGGGAGGGCGAGCAGGGTGAACAGGGCGACGGCCAGTGCGGCGAGGAGTCCGCCGCCCCAGCGCGGGGTGGGCAGCAGCAGGAACGCGAGCGTCGTCGCCACGGCGGCGGCGGGCAGCACCGTGACCGCGCCCTCGCCGAGCAGTCGGCGCACGACGCCGCCGCGCGAGCCGCCGCGGGCCTGGAGGAGGCGGAGTTCGGCGGTGCGCCGGTCCGAGGTGAGCGCGGCGGCGAGGCAGAGCACCACCATGCCGACCCCGGCGAGTCCGGCCGGGCCGATCGCGGCCAGTGGCGCCACCGCCTCGTGGCGGGCGGTGGCCTCGCGGAACAGCTGCGGCAGCTGGGAGGTGATCCGCAGGTCCTCGCGGTGGGTGGCGGCCATCAGGGCGGTCGCGGTGGGGCCGGTGAGGTAGGCGGCGACGTCCTGCTGGATGCGGGAGAGCTGGTCGGCGCGCAGGTGCCCGACGTCGATCGGCACCCGCCAGAAGTCCTGTGCGCCGGGCGACCACGTGTCGAGCCGGTCGAGCGAGCCGCCGGCGATCAGGCCGGCGGTCTTCCAGTAGGCCTTGGGCAGGGAGTCGGTGGTGTGGGTCAGGCAGGCCTGGACCGGGCAGGGCAGGTCGGCCCAGTACGGGTCGTCGACGGAGCGGGCGGCGAACAGGCCGACCACCTCCACCTGCGGGGCCTCCCCGTCGACGGACGCCGCGGTGTTGAGCACGTCGCCGAGGCGGATGCCGACCGTGTCCGCGGTGCTCTTGCCGAGCGCGATCTGGACGGGTCGGCCGGCCCCGCCGGCCTCCGGCCAGCGGCCCTCGACGAGGGTGCCGTGGTCGCCGAGGCCCTGGAGGTAGAGCAGGTCCATCACCGGGGGGACGGCTTCGGGCGTGTCGAGCCCGGGGTCGATCAGGGAGCGGGACTTCCCGCTGCGGGCCCCGTAGACGGGGCCGCTCGGGTCGACGCCGTAGGTCGGGCCGGCGTGCGCGGTCAGCTGTGCGGCGACGTCGTCGAGGTCCCGGGCGCCGCCGCGCAGGCCCGCGGTGGCGAGCAGGCTGGTCATGGCGGGTCCCCGGTCGTTCAGGAA from Kitasatospora sp. NBC_00458 includes:
- a CDS encoding ABC transporter ATP-binding protein, whose protein sequence is MNSSAQERTAVPVPTFQELQERARAAAAPKTFGEADAAIVCDRLVRIFSAQGVEVQALQGLELTIRKGDLVALVGASGSGKSTLLTILAGLDVPTAGTATVAGCDLLEMSARERLRYRREVVGFIWQQTARNLLPFLTAAENIALPMQLSGSRSSRAASRRQAARVAELLEALEIGDLAHRRPSEMSGGQQQRVAIAVGMANNPPVLLADEPTGELDSETGASIFEAFRTVNRDLGATVVIVTHDPMVAGEVRRTVAIRDGRTSSEVLRRTLTDEHGEESVNETEYVMLDRTGRVQLPAKFLESLGMEHRVAVELAPDHIAVRPDDLEGH